The Pseudomonas sp. B21-023 genomic interval GCTCCGACGGCTATATCCGCAAGATGCTCAACCAGGCCCTCGGCGAGGACAAGGCCAACGGCCTGATCGACCGCATCCTGCTCGGTGGCAACACCAGCGGCTTGGACAGCCTCAAGTGGATGGAGCCGCGTGCCGTGGCCGATGTCATCCGCTACGAGCACCCGCAGATCCAGGCCATTGTGGTCGCCTACCTCGACCCCGACCAGGCCGGCGAGGTGCTGAGCAACTTCGACCACAAGGTGCGCCTGGACATCGTCCTGCGCGTATCGTCGCTCAACACCGTGCAGCCGGCGGCACTCAAGGAGCTCAACCAGATCCTCGAGAAGCAGTTCTCCGGCAACTCCAATGCCGCGCGTACCACCCTGGGTGGCATCAAGCGCGCCGCCGATATCATGAACTTCCTCGACAGCTCTGTGGAAGGTGCGCTGATGGACTCGATCCGCGAGATCGACAGTGACCTGTCGGAGCAGATCGAAGACTTGATGTTCGTCTTCAACAACCTGGCCGACGTCGACGATCGCGGCATCCAGGCGCTGTTGCGCGAAGTGTCGTCGGACGTGCTGGTGGTGTCGCTCAAGGGCGCCGACGAGCGGGTCAAGGACAAGATCTTCAAGAACATGTCCAAGCGTGCGTCCGAGCTGCTGCGCGACGACCTGGAGGCCAAGGGGCCGGTACGGGTCAGCGACGTGGAAACGGCGCAGAAGGAAATCCTCACCATCGCCCGCCGCATGGCCGAGGCCGGCGAGATCGTGCTTGGCGGCAAGGGCGCCGAGGAAATGATTTAAGCGGCAGGTTTCAAGCTGCAAGCGACAAGAAACAGCGGGTCAAGCAAGGGCTGCCGTTTCTTGCTGCTTGAAGCGTGATGCTTGCAGCTAAAGAGGTTTTTGAGCATGTCCACCACCGAACACCCCAGCGATCTGATCCGTGCCCGCGACCTTGAGGGCGTGGATGTATGGTCGTTGCCTAGCTTCGATCCGGAGCCTGAACCACAGCCTGAGCC includes:
- the fliG gene encoding flagellar motor switch protein FliG yields the protein MSDNRAITAKLSRVDKAAILLLSLGETDAAQVLRHMGPKEVQRVGVAMAQMGNVHREQVEQVMSEFVEIVGDQTSLGVGSDGYIRKMLNQALGEDKANGLIDRILLGGNTSGLDSLKWMEPRAVADVIRYEHPQIQAIVVAYLDPDQAGEVLSNFDHKVRLDIVLRVSSLNTVQPAALKELNQILEKQFSGNSNAARTTLGGIKRAADIMNFLDSSVEGALMDSIREIDSDLSEQIEDLMFVFNNLADVDDRGIQALLREVSSDVLVVSLKGADERVKDKIFKNMSKRASELLRDDLEAKGPVRVSDVETAQKEILTIARRMAEAGEIVLGGKGAEEMI